Proteins from a genomic interval of Gordonia sp. SL306:
- a CDS encoding MGMT family protein, with protein sequence MAAVTDDEVEQVRALVGAIPVGQVTTYGDLAAAVGLSSPRIVGWIMRTDSADLPWHRVISASGKPAAHLAGRQLERLRGEGVPVRDGKVILRQCRWTPIG encoded by the coding sequence ATGGCGGCGGTCACCGACGACGAGGTCGAGCAGGTGCGCGCGCTCGTCGGCGCGATCCCGGTCGGTCAGGTCACCACCTACGGCGACCTGGCGGCGGCCGTGGGACTCTCCAGTCCTCGGATCGTCGGATGGATCATGCGGACCGACTCGGCCGACCTGCCGTGGCATCGCGTCATCTCCGCGAGCGGGAAACCTGCTGCCCACCTGGCCGGCCGACAACTCGAACGCCTACGGGGCGAAGGGGTACCGGTCCGCGACGGCAAGGTGATCCTCCGTCAGTGCCGGTGGACGCCGATCGGGTGA
- a CDS encoding sirohydrochlorin chelatase, with amino-acid sequence MTRRNSDPILPTGDRLRDISPVLVAHGTRNPHGVNVIAEIAEAVSDRIGTTRTAFVDVLGPTPAEVIADVDRPAVLVPAFLASGYHVRKDIPRHVVEAGRADTVVTRALGPDPAIAAVARLRLIEAGWVPGDAVVLAAAGSSDESACGQVHLAARQLESLIGGRVEVGFIATASPSVPEALERASRQGRRVVIASHLLAPGLFHNRLHTHGADAVADPLGADRRIVDLIVTRMRAAVSPYRRNAVVRR; translated from the coding sequence ATGACGCGCAGGAACAGCGACCCGATCTTGCCGACCGGGGACCGACTTCGCGACATCAGTCCCGTCCTGGTCGCCCACGGCACCCGGAACCCGCATGGTGTCAACGTGATCGCCGAGATCGCCGAGGCGGTCAGTGATCGGATCGGTACCACCCGGACAGCGTTCGTCGACGTGCTCGGACCGACACCTGCCGAGGTGATCGCGGATGTCGATCGGCCGGCTGTTCTCGTGCCCGCCTTCCTGGCGTCGGGATATCACGTGCGCAAGGACATCCCCCGGCACGTCGTCGAAGCGGGCCGGGCGGACACTGTGGTGACCCGCGCGCTCGGACCGGACCCCGCCATCGCGGCGGTGGCGCGGCTACGGCTGATCGAGGCGGGCTGGGTGCCGGGCGACGCCGTGGTGCTGGCCGCTGCCGGGTCTTCTGACGAAAGTGCCTGCGGTCAGGTTCATCTCGCGGCACGCCAGCTCGAGTCGCTGATCGGCGGGCGGGTGGAGGTGGGGTTCATCGCGACCGCATCACCATCGGTGCCGGAAGCGCTCGAGCGTGCCTCCCGACAAGGTCGCCGTGTGGTGATCGCGAGTCATCTGCTGGCGCCGGGCCTGTTCCACAACCGGTTGCACACCCACGGTGCCGACGCGGTCGCCGATCCGCTCGGCGCGGATCGCCGGATCGTCGATCTGATCGTCACCCGGATGCGCGCCGCGGTGAGCCCGTATCGGCGGAACGCCGTGGTCCGTCGCTGA
- a CDS encoding uroporphyrinogen-III synthase, translating to MSTHKHKDSDAPESLPLAGFTIGITAARRADEFAALLTRRGAEIMAAPTIRILPLTDDTELERVTKEIIGDPPELMVATTGIGFRGWVEAADGWGSAESLIDALGKSRLIARGPKAKGAIRAAGLREEWSPESESSSEVLDRLLEQGVDGVRIAVQLHGATTEWEPLPDFCAVLRAAGARVLPVPVYRWHMHPDVDRIDRMVGAVTRGDLDAITFTSAPAAAAILTRAKELGKLSQFVHAMRTAVPVMCVGSVTAGPLEALQIPTIYPKRFRLGALARLITEELPRRSHNLRIHGHNTAIRGQAVVVDGDLRDLSATSLGLLKALAAAPGRVVSRQELLAGLPGDSCDTHAVEVAVARLRNALGDPKMIQTVVKRGYRLAVDLEYDGEDDPE from the coding sequence ATGAGCACACACAAGCACAAGGACTCCGATGCCCCGGAGAGCCTGCCGTTGGCGGGTTTCACCATCGGGATCACCGCAGCACGTCGCGCGGACGAGTTCGCGGCGCTGCTGACCCGGCGGGGCGCCGAGATCATGGCCGCACCGACCATCCGGATCCTGCCGCTCACCGACGACACCGAGCTCGAGCGCGTGACGAAGGAGATCATTGGTGATCCGCCGGAACTGATGGTCGCCACGACGGGTATCGGCTTCCGCGGCTGGGTGGAGGCGGCCGACGGATGGGGAAGTGCCGAGTCGTTGATCGACGCCCTCGGTAAGAGTCGGCTCATCGCTCGCGGGCCGAAGGCAAAGGGCGCCATCCGAGCCGCAGGCCTGCGGGAGGAATGGTCGCCCGAGAGTGAGTCGTCGTCGGAGGTACTCGACCGGCTGCTCGAGCAGGGCGTCGACGGAGTGCGGATCGCCGTGCAGCTGCACGGGGCGACCACCGAGTGGGAGCCCCTGCCGGACTTCTGTGCGGTGCTGCGTGCCGCGGGCGCACGGGTGCTGCCGGTGCCGGTCTACCGCTGGCACATGCATCCCGACGTCGACCGGATCGACCGGATGGTCGGGGCGGTCACCCGGGGCGACCTCGATGCCATCACGTTCACCAGCGCGCCTGCCGCGGCAGCCATCCTCACCCGTGCCAAGGAACTGGGGAAGCTCTCGCAGTTCGTGCATGCCATGAGAACCGCGGTACCGGTGATGTGCGTCGGTTCGGTGACGGCCGGACCACTCGAGGCCTTGCAGATCCCGACGATCTATCCCAAGCGATTCCGTCTCGGTGCGCTCGCGCGACTGATCACCGAAGAGCTCCCGCGGCGCAGTCACAATCTGCGAATCCACGGCCACAACACCGCGATCCGCGGTCAGGCCGTCGTCGTCGACGGTGACCTCCGTGATCTGTCGGCGACCAGCCTCGGCCTACTCAAGGCGCTTGCCGCGGCTCCCGGCCGGGTCGTCTCCCGTCAGGAACTCCTGGCCGGCCTCCCCGGCGACAGCTGTGACACGCACGCCGTCGAGGTCGCCGTTGCCCGCCTGCGTAATGCGTTGGGGGACCCCAAGATGATCCAGACCGTGGTAAAGCGTGGGTACCGACTCGCGGTCGACCTGGAGTACGACGGAGAGGACGACCCCGAATGA
- the nirD gene encoding nitrite reductase small subunit NirD: MILAHEPAEPGTHPDAVPGEWVRACAVADLAIGRGVGVLGPDFEQAALFRVPAVETDREAVVGRTRLYAIGNIDPFSRAAVLSRGVSGDRSGEPTVASPLGKQVFSLRTGLCLDDETTSVASYAVHVVDDMVEVFFPRR; encoded by the coding sequence GTGATTCTCGCTCATGAACCCGCCGAACCCGGGACCCATCCCGACGCGGTGCCCGGGGAGTGGGTGCGCGCCTGCGCAGTGGCCGATCTGGCGATCGGGCGCGGCGTCGGTGTTCTCGGGCCGGATTTCGAACAGGCCGCTCTGTTCCGTGTGCCTGCGGTGGAGACCGACCGCGAGGCCGTCGTCGGCCGAACACGGCTGTATGCGATCGGCAACATCGATCCGTTCTCTCGTGCCGCGGTGCTCTCACGCGGCGTGAGCGGCGACCGTTCGGGTGAGCCGACCGTTGCGAGTCCGCTGGGGAAGCAGGTGTTCTCCCTGCGCACCGGGCTGTGCCTCGACGACGAGACGACGTCGGTGGCGAGTTACGCCGTCCATGTCGTCGACGACATGGTCGAGGTGTTCTTCCCGCGCCGATGA